TTTTTAACGCTTGTTTGCCTTTTAATTGGCGTCCTGTCAGCATCATATCTAAGGCATTTGGGATCCCAATTAAACGCGGTAAACGCTGAGTTCCGCCGGATCCTGGTAGTAACCCTAACTGTACTTCAGGTAAACCCAGTTTGGTTTTATCGTCATCAGAACAAATGCGCGCATGACAAGCGAGCGCTAACTCCAAACCACCACCAAGGCACACGCCGTGGATAGCCGCAATAATCGGTAGTGGGTAATTTTCAATTTTATCGAACAGAGTGTGCCCCTGCTTAGATAGCTCGCTCGCCTGCTCTTTACTGGTGCAATTAGCGATCATGCTAATATCCGCACCTGCGATAAAACTGTCTTTTTTACCCGAGGTGATCACCAAGCCTTTCAGGCCTGATGTCGATTGTGCTTGCTGTAAAATGGCATGAAATTGCTGTGCAAACTCCGCCTTTAGGGTGTTCACTTTTTCATTAGGAACATCAATGTAAATCACCCCAACATTGCCATTTACTATTTTTAATGTAAATGCAGGTTCCGCGATGACTGCTGAATGTTGCGTCATTATTCCGCCTCCAAAATCATTGCCACACCAAGCCCACCCGCCGCGCAAGCTGTGGTTAGCCCAAACCCACCACCGCGTCTACGTAGCTCATTCAATGTTTGTGTCACCATTCTCGCCCCTGTCGCGGCAAAAGGATGACCATAAGCAATAGAACCGCCTAGCACATTAAATTTGTCCATATCAATTTCCCCAATCGCCTTCGACAAACCAAGCTTTTCTTGGGCAAATTTCTGACTGGCAAACATTTGAATATTGGAGAGTGTTTGGGCAGCGAACGCTTCGTGCATATCAATCAAAGTTAAATCTTGCAGAGAAAGCCCCGCTCTTTGTAATGCAATCGGTGTGGCATAGGAAGGTCCCAGTAGCATATCTTCCCACACATCAATTGCAGAGAAAGCATAACTTTTGATATAGCCTAGCGGCGTATAACCCAATGCTTTTGCTCGAGATTCAGTCATCATTAACACAGCAGCCGCCCCATCAGTTAATGGGGTGCTGTTAGCTGCGGTAACGCTACCGTGTTTTCTATCAAACGCAGGTCTGAGTTTTGCATAAGAAGCGAGCACTGAATTTTCACGCACATTATTATCCTGCGAGAATGCTTGCTTGTAAGGTGGCATATACGCGGTCATCACCTCTTGCTCTAACACGCCGCTTTTCCAAGCTTTGGCAGCCAGTAAATGAGAGCGATGGGCTAATTCGTCTTGTTGCTCACGGCTAATATGGTAACTTTTCGCCATCTGCTCGGCGGTGTCTCCCATGCGTAGCCCAGTGGAGTATTCTGCGACACCCGGTGCAACGGGCGCTAAATCTTTCAGGCGCAATTTACTGATAAGCGATAATTTTTGCCCAAATGATTTGGCTTTGCTTAATGCCAATAGTGTAGCGGCGAGCTTTTTCGATACGCCGATAGGCAGCACAGAAGATGAATCCGCCCCACCTGCGACACCCACTGAGATATCCCCCACCATCATGCTTTGTGCGACATTCACAATGGCTTGAAAGCTGGTCGCACAGGCGCGAGAAATACTGTAAGCATCCGTCGATACGCTCATGCCTGTACCCAACACAATTTCTCTCGCAATATTAGGC
The Providencia alcalifaciens DNA segment above includes these coding regions:
- the fadI gene encoding acetyl-CoA C-acyltransferase FadI, translating into MNQLSHHGDNQHVTKERIAIVSGLRLPFAKQSTAYLNIPAVDLGKTVVAELLHRSDIDPSIIEQLVFGQVVQMPEAPNIAREIVLGTGMSVSTDAYSISRACATSFQAIVNVAQSMMVGDISVGVAGGADSSSVLPIGVSKKLAATLLALSKAKSFGQKLSLISKLRLKDLAPVAPGVAEYSTGLRMGDTAEQMAKSYHISREQQDELAHRSHLLAAKAWKSGVLEQEVMTAYMPPYKQAFSQDNNVRENSVLASYAKLRPAFDRKHGSVTAANSTPLTDGAAAVLMMTESRAKALGYTPLGYIKSYAFSAIDVWEDMLLGPSYATPIALQRAGLSLQDLTLIDMHEAFAAQTLSNIQMFASQKFAQEKLGLSKAIGEIDMDKFNVLGGSIAYGHPFAATGARMVTQTLNELRRRGGGFGLTTACAAGGLGVAMILEAE